One window of Pelobates fuscus isolate aPelFus1 chromosome 9, aPelFus1.pri, whole genome shotgun sequence genomic DNA carries:
- the SOWAHD gene encoding ankyrin repeat domain-containing protein SOWAHD: MNKEIEAELQGWQNIKKDVGIFKLPKYRSTKESSVNTQEGAVARSPKMREARNMSRAESLSRTPSPATMSKRKRGIRGSLWSNTGSLPFGGAWISAASFDVQDGPQIDSGISSLVLDPVEHAWMIMAAEGNYEAVKESLEEDPSLLYKRDFVTGYSIIHWIAKHGNHEDLIELMGFAQGSGYPLDINARASGGLTPLHIAAIQGHGMVIKVLVGAFNANVHLRDQNGRKAWQYLKPGTARQFQELLGAPEEEETGTFGLATMNSNNNCHSVSPHGLTPQRADEVDFPSRITVTVAPIQNLFRTAFRFLKKW; this comes from the coding sequence ATGAATAAAGAAATAGAAGCAGAACTTCAAGGCTGGCAGAACATCAAGAAAGACGTTGGCATTTTTAAACTGCCGAAATACAGGTCTACCAAGGAATCAAGCGTTAACACACAAGAGGGAGCTGTGGCCAGATCTCCCAAGATGAGGGAAGCTCGTAACATGAGTAGAGCGGAGAGCTTGAGTAGGACTCCATCCCCGGCCACAATGAGTAAGAGGAAGAGAGGCATACGAGGAAGTCTATGGAGTAACACAGGGTCACTGCCCTTTGGAGGAGCCTGGATTTCGGCTGCTAGTTTTGATGTACAGGATGGTCCGCAAATAGATTCTGGTATTTCTAGCCTGGTTCTAGACCCGGTGGAACATGCGTGGATGATTATGGCTGCAGAAGGCAACTATGAGGCTGTGAAGGAATCCCTTGAAGAAGATCCAAGTCTTTTGTATAAGAGGGACTTTGTAACTGGGTACTCAATAATCCATTGGATTGCCaagcatggcaaccatgaggatcTTATTGAGTTGATGGGCTTTGCTCAAGGTAGTGGTTACCCACTGGATATAAATGCTCGTGCCAGCGGAGGACTCACCCCGTTGCATATAGCTGCTATACAGGGGCATGGCATGGTGATCAAGGTGCTGGTGGGTGCGTTCAATGCCAATGTGCATCTCAGGGACCAAAATGGGCGTAAGGCTTGGCAATACCTAAAACCAGGTACCGCTAGACAGTTTCAGGAACTGTTGGGGGCTCCTGAAGAAGAAGAAACTGGTACCTTTGGCTTAGCTACAATGAACAGCAATAACAATTGCCATTCAGTCAGTCCTCACGGATTGACACCACAGAGAGCGGACGAGGTAGACTTTCCATCTAGAATCACAGTCACGGTAGCACCTATTCAGAACCTATTCAGAACTGCCTTCAGATTCCTAAAGAAATGGTGA